The window TCCACTCATATTTCTTTATCTTCTGCTCACAGTTGGAACAGAACTTTCTGTGCTGTGTTTTTTAGTGGATGTTtctcagctgtgagctgccccacCAGATCAGGTGTACACACCACTGCAGTGCAGAAAGATTTCCTATGTAGGGTTTGTCTCTGACGGATGTGAAATTTACAGACTCTCAAAACCAAAATCCCCTAGAAAATATGGACATTCCTGACCAGCAAGACATTATGTGTACATAGGTCATGTTTCAGGCCATAGAAGGTTCTTGTTTGGTAAATGTGAACTCCTCTGAGAACATTAACTTTCTCTAAATTAAAgggttaatttttttctctctaaacgATTTAGGTCAGTGTTTAGAATTTCTATTGAGAAGGACTTTGTAGTGATGACATTGACCTTGAGGGGAAGGCATCTTTCCTAAATGATTGGCAATAAGAGGGTGTGCCAAAATACTAGAGGGATGGATCAGGGGTCAAGAGTACTGTCTGTGCTTTGAGATGACTGAAGTCaacttcccagcatcctcatgatggctcacaactgtctgaaacttcACATCTAGAGATTGCATGTCTTCCCAGGTCACCTCCCTAGGGGATGATAGCATGCCACCAGagcccaagcctggttggctttTTCTGCACAGGAACACTGTGCAGGCAGACCAAGTAGTTGGGGTTCAGGGTGTCCCTGCTAAGCAAATATTTCCTCAGTGCTGTTCACTTGCAGGGGACAGACTCTTTTTGGGGAGACGACAGTCACATGAGACAAGATTGTTTCTTCTATTGCTGATCCTGTGACCAGGGGAAATTAGTTtatttccttctgctttatttggACACTATTGACCTTCACTGTAAGAAAAATAAGAGGAAGCCTGTGGGGAGCTCAGGATATGGCCAGCATGCACTGTGtgcccagcacatagtaggtgttcaCTGAAAGTTGATTTTTTACCAAAAGTTTTATTGTTCTGTGCccttgtgcgtgcgtgcgtgtgtgtgtgtgtgtgtgtgtgtgtgtgtgtgtgtctacttctTGCACATGGGTGAACCTATCTTACACACTGACTTCCTCACTCAATCGATTTCTCTTACACGGAATGGGAAAGTACCTTTTGTAAGGCTCTTGGTGAGATGCTTGCAAATCTTGATGGAGAAGAAGCTGTAGACGGAGAGGCGACCCTAAATGACCTGCAGGACAAGACCCAGAGGTACTCAGTCACAAACTTAATCAAGCTTATTCTCCTGAgttaggagaaaaaggaaagaaaagggttaGGGGACAGTGCATAAGAGCTTGAATGGCATCAGGGACAAGCTGTTTaaatacctttcttttttatttaagtttctttttcattttacataccaaccacagattccactCCCACCCATTCTCTGGCTCCCCCTCCCATCTATCCCCCAAACccacaccccatcccctcctccaaaaaagtaagacatcccatggggagtcagcaaagccaggAACATTCAGGTGAGTCAGAACCAAACCCCTCCCCACTATATTGAGGATTAGCAAggcgtcccaccataggtaataggccccagcttatgcaccagagataaagcctgatctcactgccaggagcccctcacACAGACCATGCTATATAATGGTCTCctatatgcagaggtcctagtccagtctcatgcaggttacccagctgttggtctaaagttcatgagttcccacgagcttggttcagttgtctctgtacatttcctcatcatgatcttgacccctacTCTGCTCAGCTAAACCCTCTTGCTGCTCCTTAACTGAAtgcctggagcttggcctggagtttggctatggatctctgcatctgtttccatcacttactggatgaaggctctatgatgacagttagggtattcaccaatctgattactgaagtaggtcagttcaggtgccctctccactattgctaacaGTCTAAGCtaggatcatccttgtggattcctgggaattttcctagcccCAAGTTTgcccctaaccccataatgtctccctcaaTCCAGATATCTTTttcttcattgctctcccactcagtCCTTCCCCCAGCTCAATCATCccttccttcatgttctcatctcccaacCGCTCCCCTCTATTACCTCCCCCtcaccccagtttactcaggagatctcatctatttccccttcccagggcgatccatgcatGCTTCTAAGGATCCTCCTccttacctagtttctctggagctgtaggttgtagtctggttatcctttgctttacatttgtATCCACTTGTGAATGcttacatactatgtttgtctttctgagtctgggttacctcactcgggatgatattttctagtcccatccatttgccttccaatttcatgatgtcattgttttttacagctgagtaatactccattgtgtacgcACCACGTTTTCCTTATCCActctttggttgaggagcatgTAAGTCGTTTTCAGGTTCTAGctcttacaaataatgctgctatgaacatagttgagcaagtgtcctttggtatgattgagcatcccatTGTGATATGCCAAGAGTGGTTATcactaggtcttgaggtagattgattcccaattttctgagtaaccgccacactgatttccaagttggctgtacaagtttgcactcccaccaacagtggaggagtgtttcccttgttccacatcctctccaacataagctaccatcagtatttttgatattagcctttgtgacaggtgtaagatgatatctcagagtcattttgatttacatttccctgatgactaaggatgttgagcaattccttgaatgtctttcagccatttgatattcttctgttgagaattctttgtttagatctgtagcccattttttaattggattgtttggtatctTGATATCTtgtttcatgagttctttatatatttgggagatcagccctctgtcagatgtggggttggtgaaatcTCTTCACATTCTGATGGCTCTCCATCATTtcgtcttgttgaccatgtcctttgccttacagaagcttctcagtttcaggaggtcccatttattaattgttgctctcagagtctgtgctactggtgttatatttaggaagcgaTCTCccatgccaatgtgttcaaggctacttcccactttgtcttctgtcaggttcagtgtagatagatttatgttgaggtctttgatctacttggacttaagttttgtgcatggggatagatatgaatctatttgcaatcttctacatgttgaacaacattataagaaaaaataagaggaTGCATGTGGGAGATTCAGCATATGGCCAGCATACAATATGTGTCCATCACATAGTATGTGTTCATTGAAAGTGGTTATTTTTatgaaaagtttttattttgtgtgtgtctgttcgtgtgtgtgtgtgtgtgtgtgtgtgtgtgtctgtgtgtctgtgtgtgtgtgtgtacttcttccACTTGAGTGAGCTTATCTTACAAGCTGTCTCCCTCATTCAGTTGGTCTGTCCTGTTACATGAAAGAGAAGATTTCCTTGCATGAGGCTCTTGGTGAAAGGGTTAGAGATCCTGATGGAGAGAAAGATGTCTGTGAAGATGAGCTCCAAAATGACCTGCAGGACAAGACAGGGAGGTACTCAGTCACACACTCATTCAAGCTTGTTTATCTTTAgttgggaaaaagaaaataacaaggtTGGGGACTGTGCATAGGAGCTTGAATGGCATCTGGGACAAGCTGTTTAAACTTGTTTCTGAGTACCTgacacatgttttgttttgttttgttttgtttttacagagcTTAGGTCCAAACACATGGCTTTGTCATTGATAGGCAAGTGATGTACAATTGAgttaaatctccaacccctacaTGAGATAATTTTAATGGTATCACTAGTGGTAGTGACTGAGTATATTTGGTAGTGATAACACTGTCTTTGAAAGGGAAGGAATCTTTACTAAATGTCTAGAAGTAAAAAGTGTGTTAAGGCAAGAGAGGTGGCTCATTGGTAAGAGCAATGGTTGCTCTTCTAGGTGACCAAGGTCCATTTCCTAGCAGCCTCATGATGGATCTCAACAGACTATAAAGCCAGTCCTAGGTTTATGATgtcttcctctgccctcctctggtaccaggcattcacatggcacacacacacacacacacacacacacacacacacacacacacacacacacagagagagagagagagagagagagagagagagagagagagagagagagatgtacatgataaaacactcatatacataaaataaaaattgaagacaCATTAGAATGGGTTTTAACCCGCTGTCTCTTTAACAATTAAAGACATTGTAGTGTGTCAAGTCTTCTCAGAGCTGTAAGAAAGATCCTGTACAACTGTGACACtccccttcattcattcattcagagcAGATGCTCTGTGGTTTCCACGGGACAGATCTAAACTACAAGCTGTCTTCCTCACTCAGTTGTCCTCTCCtgtcacaggaaaaagaaagatgacttgTGTGAAGCTCCTGCTAAGACCATAGTGGATCCTGATGTAGGTGATGACAGCAAGCTCCAAAATGACCCGCAGGAGAAGAAAAAGTTTTTGGAAGTTTATCCTCAGGTGAAACTGGAGCTTGAGCAGCAGATCAGGAAGCTGCACACCCTTGCAGACAAGATTGACAAGGTACACAGGGACTGCACCATCACACAAGTGGTGGCCAGCTCCACTGGTGCTGTGTCCGGAGTCCTGACcatcctgggtctcgctctggcACCCGTGACAGCAGGAGTCAGTCTGGGACTTTCAGCCACAGGCTTGGGACTGGGGGCAGCAGCAGCTGTGACTAGTGTGACCCAGAAAAGAGTGTCCTGTTCCACATACTAGAAGGAACTACGTCAGTGGGTTTCTAGCCTACACCCCTGGCCTAGCCAGCATGTCTACAGTCTGTGTGTTTGGTATGAAAGACTGCCAGCTTGGAGACCTAGTGAGCAAGGTGCACTTCCTGTCAACAGTGCCAAAGGCTGTGTATTTGAAAGATCAAAGGGCAGAGTACAGGTAGGGGCAACCTATGTATCTATATGAGTAAGTAATATTCTAGAAACTTTGGAATTATTAAAATCACTTTCCCCTCAAAGTCAGAATCAGCTAAGTGACAGCTGTTTTAGAATCTCTTTTTCAACAGATAAACACAGAGTTAGGATTGGCTGCTCTGTTCATCCCTAGCAAGGCACTGTTCTCTTTGGTGGCTACATGTCTGGCACATAAATTCCACAGAGACCGTGGAAAAGTGGGTACCAGGAAGCCTGAGCTTGTCTCTGATCCTGTAGATAatcagagggaaaaggccagGCCCTACCTCCTGAATCCCAGAACTATCAAGGACTTGGGGTATAGAtggtgaaaataatttttttcatttgaactAATTTAAACAACATCCCAACATAGTGCACATaaacacaggtgcacacatagcTCCCTGTCACACTTAGCTCTACATTTGTTCCACAAGTTTCAACCTTTCTCCCACAAGTTtccaaaagggtttatttcctaaCAATTTCTGTGTCTGGGTGCCAGAGCATCCCTTGGAGATAGTGGACTCTGGTTGAGTGGTGTGATCgctgatcttggttgtcaacttgactacatctggattaaattaaaacccaaatatgAAGCACCTGTGACAGGATTTTTTGCTTAATATGAAGTGAGAAGCCCCGCTTCTAAGccggatctttgaggtgggaagatatgCCTTTAATACAGGTCTTTTCAGGAGGGAAGCCCTGACTCTAAGCTAGGCCATGCCTCCTGCTAGAAGCCCAtatgaagacacagaagaaggaagtttttcatctttgcctgtttgctttcaCTTCGGCAAcaggtccattccttcactggcattagaacctcattcttcaggatcccagcatatactgaagagcagctgagacttCCAGCCtagtggactgagcagctactggagGCTTCAGCCTTTCATTCATAGGCAGCCAACGTTGGACTGCTGAACCACAGCCTGTGAGTCATTCTAGAATCCCCTTCCTTTATGTAGAGAGAGATTTCTTCTGTGAGTTctattactctagagaaccctgactaatgcagAGGGTCACTTCTCTCCATCCTACAATGTGGCCTTACACCTACTCTGACCTgcacctcccacccctgctcaAGGTTGCCATGGACTCACTCTGCCCTCTACCCGCTGGACATGTGGGTGGCTGTGGCACCACCTGGGTGTATTACAGTCCTGGGTAGGTGTTGTTGACTGTCCTACAAAACTCCACAACTGTTCACAGTCCAACAGCTACAATGGGGATGTGTACCCAGAGCTGGATAATGGCATCTTCCAGGTGTTTAAATACTTTGGCCAGTAAATTAATTAGTTTTAAGATGGATGTCTGtattaatgtgatttttttttagccTGCTAATGAAGA of the Onychomys torridus unplaced genomic scaffold, mOncTor1.1, whole genome shotgun sequence genome contains:
- the LOC118576309 gene encoding apolipoprotein L3-like, giving the protein MKRHSKVTCRTRPGVGLSCYMKEKISLHEALGERVRDPDGEKDVCEDELQNDLQDKTGRKKKDDLCEAPAKTIVDPDVGDDSKLQNDPQEKKKFLEVYPQVKLELEQQIRKLHTLADKIDKVHRDCTITQVVASSTGAVSGVLTILGLALAPVTAGVSLGLSATGLGLGAAAAVTSVTQKRVSCSTY